A genomic segment from Clostridium pasteurianum BC1 encodes:
- a CDS encoding ABC transporter ATP-binding protein, giving the protein MANNIILKFAKKYKFSYAIGIIFMILSSCIQSLFPKVLGNIVDILKISNFNKNLVITNIFYIILIAAGGFLSTFIWRNLINSNSRRLECELRETFFTHLQKLSSEFYSKRKTGDLIAYAINDISAVRSTFGPVTAMSINALVLCAASIYSMCKTIDWHLTLITLIPIPFIIFFTVNIGRLIKIKFTDVQENFAAISDKVQENIYGIRVIKTYVQEENEIESFEKLNNKITDANLSMVKTSSLLSPVIEFCFSISFAVNLIIGGKMVLNRQITLGDFVAFNTYLTIIINPIISIGRIINTYQRGMASLERLNDILNVKPKITDNGKISSLKINGDIEFKNLDFCYPGLNKKSLQRINIKIPKGHTLGIIGRTGSGKSTLVNLLFKMYNIEAEKIFIDGLDINNIPLETLRNSFGYVPQDNFLFSATIKDNITFFKDLYSYNDMKISTESSCIQHSIDSFKDKFNTLLGEQGINLSGGQKQRVSIARALIKDPAVLVLDDSLSAVDTITEGTILNNLKNIRKGKTNIIIAHRISAVKDADEIIVLDNGFIHERGTHYELLQKGGIYYGIYNEQYKDSPKEAEAL; this is encoded by the coding sequence ATGGCAAATAATATAATTTTAAAGTTTGCAAAAAAGTATAAATTTTCCTATGCCATAGGAATAATTTTTATGATTTTATCTTCTTGTATACAATCACTATTCCCGAAAGTACTAGGGAATATAGTTGATATCTTAAAAATAAGTAACTTTAACAAGAATTTAGTAATAACTAATATATTTTACATTATATTAATAGCCGCTGGTGGATTTTTATCTACATTCATATGGAGAAATTTAATTAATTCCAATTCCAGAAGGCTTGAATGTGAGCTTAGAGAAACATTTTTCACTCATCTTCAGAAATTGTCTTCAGAATTTTACAGCAAAAGAAAAACAGGCGATCTCATTGCTTATGCTATAAATGATATATCAGCTGTAAGATCAACTTTTGGACCAGTTACGGCAATGTCAATAAATGCGCTAGTACTATGTGCTGCCTCTATATACTCCATGTGTAAAACCATAGACTGGCATCTTACTTTAATTACATTAATACCTATTCCATTCATTATTTTCTTTACAGTAAATATAGGAAGACTTATTAAAATAAAATTCACAGACGTTCAAGAAAACTTTGCGGCCATCTCAGATAAAGTACAGGAAAATATTTATGGAATAAGAGTTATTAAGACCTATGTACAGGAAGAAAATGAAATAGAAAGCTTCGAAAAATTAAATAATAAGATTACTGATGCCAATCTAAGTATGGTAAAAACCTCTTCTCTACTTTCCCCCGTAATCGAATTCTGCTTTAGCATTAGCTTTGCTGTAAATTTAATCATTGGAGGTAAGATGGTTTTAAATAGACAAATAACCTTGGGGGATTTTGTAGCCTTTAATACTTATCTAACTATAATAATAAATCCAATAATTTCCATAGGTCGTATTATTAACACTTATCAAAGGGGCATGGCATCTTTAGAAAGATTAAATGACATACTCAATGTGAAACCCAAAATAACCGATAATGGTAAAATTTCTTCTTTAAAAATCAATGGTGACATAGAATTTAAAAATTTAGATTTCTGCTATCCTGGACTGAATAAAAAATCTTTACAGAGAATTAATATTAAGATTCCAAAAGGTCACACTTTAGGCATTATAGGTAGAACGGGTTCTGGAAAAAGTACTTTAGTAAATCTTTTATTTAAAATGTATAATATAGAAGCTGAAAAAATATTTATTGATGGGCTAGATATAAACAATATTCCTTTAGAAACTTTAAGGAATAGTTTTGGTTACGTTCCCCAGGACAATTTTTTATTTTCTGCCACAATAAAAGATAATATAACCTTTTTCAAAGATTTATATTCTTATAATGACATGAAAATTTCTACCGAAAGCAGCTGCATCCAGCACAGTATAGACTCCTTCAAGGATAAGTTTAATACCCTACTTGGCGAGCAGGGCATAAACCTTTCTGGTGGACAAAAGCAGCGTGTTTCTATAGCAAGGGCTCTAATTAAAGACCCTGCTGTTTTAGTATTAGATGATTCTCTATCCGCTGTAGATACCATAACAGAAGGCACTATACTAAATAACTTAAAAAATATACGTAAGGGAAAAACAAATATTATAATAGCCCATAGAATATCTGCAGTGAAAGATGCTGATGAAATTATAGTATTAGATAATGGATTTATACATGAGAGAGGCACTCACTACGAACTTTTACAAAAAGGAGGTATATATTATGGCATCTACAATGAACAATATAAAGACAGCCCAAAAGAAGCTGAAGCACTCTAG
- a CDS encoding ABC transporter ATP-binding protein, whose translation MASTMNNIKTAQKKLKHSSNSSFVELLKLAKPHLHKIIIAAICALIVNLTQIAKPYILKFVIDDFLVKNVAYNGIYSISLMAILYLTTAFIGSFVSFAQENLINSAGQAIIKNLRSRVFKIIQFLPLNYLDKTSSGRLITRATNDVEALSEMYTDVIISLFQDFFLLIGIIYAMIMLNIKLTLISFSVIPIMALILILLKKKIKANFLKVKNLIGYINGFMAENISGMRIIQIFRAEREKMKEFLKLNNAYFKATTLQVRLNSILKPGTDFFQNITIAILLFYGINKVSNHSIDLGIIYAFTTYIKQFFNPVSDLADQYTTIQSALVSADRIFELLDEENTLENLDIGIDMKYIEGTIEFKDVWFAYNDRDWVLKGISFKLNRGETAAFIGETGAGKTTIISLINGFYKIQKGEILIDGININNIKLKDLRKNISVVLQDVFLFSGDVKNNITLNDDIDDEQFNKALDASYLKEFLGTFKNGVKEPVMERGNTLSAGQRQLISFARAVAHNPSILVLDEATSNVDTQTEKLIQKAIDNIAKDRTTLIIAHRLSTIKNADKIIVMKNGKIVEIGSHDELITSDSLYKRLLYKNVS comes from the coding sequence ATGGCATCTACAATGAACAATATAAAGACAGCCCAAAAGAAGCTGAAGCACTCTAGCAATAGCAGTTTTGTGGAACTTCTAAAATTAGCAAAACCACATTTACATAAAATAATAATTGCAGCAATCTGTGCACTCATAGTAAATTTAACTCAAATAGCAAAGCCATATATACTCAAATTTGTTATTGATGATTTTTTAGTAAAAAATGTTGCTTACAATGGCATATATTCAATTTCGCTTATGGCTATTTTATACTTGACTACTGCATTTATAGGCAGTTTTGTTTCCTTTGCTCAAGAAAATTTAATAAATAGTGCTGGGCAGGCAATTATAAAAAATTTAAGAAGTAGAGTATTTAAAATTATACAGTTTCTACCTCTAAATTATCTAGATAAAACTTCTTCTGGGAGATTAATAACCAGAGCCACTAACGATGTAGAAGCGTTAAGCGAAATGTATACAGATGTAATTATCAGTTTATTTCAGGATTTCTTCTTATTAATTGGCATTATCTATGCAATGATTATGCTAAATATTAAGCTTACACTTATTTCCTTTTCCGTAATACCCATAATGGCCCTTATTCTTATCCTTCTTAAGAAAAAAATCAAGGCAAATTTTTTAAAGGTTAAAAATTTAATAGGTTACATTAATGGCTTTATGGCTGAAAACATATCTGGTATGAGAATTATACAGATATTTAGAGCCGAAAGAGAAAAAATGAAAGAATTTTTAAAATTAAACAATGCTTATTTTAAAGCCACAACACTTCAGGTTCGTTTAAACAGCATTTTAAAGCCTGGAACTGATTTTTTTCAAAACATTACTATAGCTATCCTCTTATTTTACGGCATTAATAAAGTGTCAAATCACAGTATTGATTTGGGAATAATCTATGCCTTTACTACCTACATAAAGCAGTTTTTTAATCCAGTTTCTGATCTTGCAGATCAATATACCACAATACAGTCAGCCTTAGTATCTGCAGATAGAATTTTTGAATTATTAGATGAAGAAAATACTCTTGAAAATTTAGATATAGGAATTGACATGAAATATATTGAAGGCACTATAGAATTTAAAGATGTTTGGTTTGCATATAATGACAGGGATTGGGTATTAAAGGGCATAAGCTTTAAACTTAACAGAGGAGAAACTGCCGCCTTTATAGGTGAAACTGGTGCAGGAAAAACCACTATAATAAGTCTCATCAATGGATTTTATAAAATTCAAAAGGGAGAAATATTAATTGATGGAATTAATATTAATAATATAAAACTTAAGGATTTACGCAAAAATATATCTGTAGTTTTGCAGGATGTATTTTTATTCTCTGGTGATGTTAAAAATAACATTACATTAAATGATGACATTGATGATGAACAATTTAATAAAGCCCTGGATGCATCTTATCTCAAAGAATTCTTAGGTACTTTTAAAAATGGAGTTAAAGAACCAGTAATGGAGAGAGGAAATACTTTATCTGCTGGACAAAGGCAGCTGATCTCATTTGCAAGAGCAGTTGCCCATAATCCCTCTATACTTGTACTTGATGAAGCTACCTCCAATGTAGATACTCAAACGGAAAAATTAATACAAAAAGCCATAGATAATATTGCTAAAGACCGAACTACTCTTATAATTGCTCACAGGCTTTCCACTATAAAAAATGCTGATAAGATAATCGTCATGAAAAATGGTAAAATTGTTGAAATTGGAAGTCATGATGAACTTATTACATCAGATTCACTATATAAAAGATTACTTTATAAAAATGTCAGTTAA
- a CDS encoding polymer-forming cytoskeletal protein — METKQNLKISGSGSFGGGIYDEVKISGSGTINGDLECNTLKCSGSADIVGNVVSKNMKFSGSANIKGSVKTETIEVSGSVKINGNMDTDEIKVSGGSQIFGDVRTRKIKISGGSSIDGNLHGEEVDISGSINIKKDCESESFKASGGMNIEGLLNAGEVNINLYGRCRAKEIGGENINVRLSAFDESIVAKFLKTMFSYRRELITEAIEGDNIYLEGTTAKIVRGNNVTIGRGCYIEKVEYSGEIKIVDDGKVENQMRI, encoded by the coding sequence ATGGAGACTAAACAGAATCTTAAAATATCTGGATCAGGAAGTTTTGGTGGAGGAATATATGATGAAGTTAAAATCAGTGGGTCAGGTACCATTAACGGTGATTTAGAGTGTAATACTTTAAAATGCAGTGGTTCAGCAGACATAGTAGGAAATGTGGTATCAAAGAATATGAAGTTCAGTGGATCCGCCAATATTAAGGGGAGTGTTAAAACTGAAACAATTGAGGTTAGCGGATCAGTGAAAATTAATGGAAACATGGATACTGATGAAATTAAGGTAAGCGGTGGATCACAAATTTTTGGAGATGTAAGAACTAGGAAAATAAAAATATCTGGTGGCAGCAGTATTGATGGAAATTTACATGGAGAAGAAGTTGATATATCAGGCAGCATAAATATAAAAAAAGACTGTGAAAGTGAGAGTTTTAAAGCGTCGGGAGGTATGAATATAGAAGGACTTTTAAATGCTGGAGAAGTAAATATAAATTTGTATGGAAGATGTAGGGCAAAAGAAATTGGAGGGGAAAATATAAATGTCAGGTTATCTGCCTTTGATGAATCCATAGTGGCTAAATTTTTAAAAACTATGTTTTCTTACAGAAGAGAACTTATTACTGAAGCTATAGAAGGAGATAATATTTATCTTGAGGGAACTACAGCAAAGATAGTGAGAGGAAACAATGTTACAATAGGTAGAGGATGTTATATAGAAAAAGTTGAATATAGCGGAGAGATAAAAATTGTAGATGATGGAAAAGTTGAAAATCAGATGAGAATATAA
- a CDS encoding YhbD family protein: protein MEEKLISKKELLELTGISYGQLYRWKRKNLIPEEWFIKKSAFTGQETFFPREKILDRLEKIKNMKDDASLDDLAQIFSPEVSDIKISYEELIEKNIIMKNVIDIYIDFNSMIDLYSFNEILYMSVLQEFLLEGSISIEESKNLLQTLQDNYDKYIGRSCEIVFVRKMGVGITSILSVPNEIYFDKLSKVVMKISVNEAIEKLKLKIKELF, encoded by the coding sequence ATGGAAGAAAAGTTGATTTCCAAAAAAGAGCTTTTAGAATTAACGGGTATATCCTATGGTCAGCTTTACAGATGGAAAAGGAAAAATTTGATTCCGGAAGAATGGTTTATAAAAAAATCTGCTTTTACAGGCCAGGAAACTTTTTTCCCAAGAGAGAAAATTCTTGATAGATTAGAAAAAATAAAAAATATGAAAGATGATGCATCTTTAGATGATTTGGCACAAATTTTTTCTCCAGAAGTTTCAGATATTAAAATTTCTTATGAGGAGCTTATTGAAAAAAACATTATTATGAAAAATGTTATAGATATATATATAGATTTTAATTCAATGATTGACCTGTATTCTTTTAATGAAATATTGTACATGAGTGTATTGCAGGAATTTTTATTAGAGGGCAGTATTTCAATTGAAGAGAGTAAGAATTTACTTCAAACTCTACAGGATAATTACGATAAATATATAGGAAGAAGCTGTGAAATAGTATTTGTAAGAAAAATGGGTGTAGGGATAACTAGTATTTTATCTGTTCCCAATGAGATTTATTTTGATAAATTATCAAAAGTTGTGATGAAAATAAGTGTTAATGAAGCTATAGAAAAATTAAAATTAAAGATTAAGGAGTTGTTTTAA
- the buk gene encoding butyrate kinase: MYKLLIINPGSTSTKIGVYEDENQVLEENLKHSAEEIAKYDTIYDQFPFRKEVILNVLKEKNIDINTLSAVVGRGGLLKPIVSGTYAVNEKMLEDLKVGVQGQHASNLGGIIANEIAKELNIPAFIVDPVTVDEMQEVAKISGIPEVKRRSIFHALNQKAVAKRYAKEKGVKYEDLNLIVTHMGGGTSVGAHCKGKVIDVNNALTGEGPFSPERSGGVPVGDLIDIAYSGKVSYEEMKKKINGKGGAVAYANTNDFKVVADKADAGDKDSKLIYDAFIYQIAKEIGQDAAVLSGKVDAILLTGGIAYNKGITGKIAERVSFIAPVVVYPGEDELLALTQGALRVLKGEEKAKEYV; the protein is encoded by the coding sequence ATGTATAAATTATTAATAATCAATCCAGGTTCTACTTCTACAAAAATTGGAGTTTACGAGGATGAAAATCAAGTTTTAGAAGAAAATCTAAAACATTCTGCAGAGGAAATTGCTAAATATGACACAATATATGATCAATTCCCATTTAGAAAAGAAGTTATATTAAATGTTTTAAAAGAAAAAAATATAGATATTAACACATTAAGTGCTGTAGTTGGTAGAGGTGGATTATTAAAGCCAATAGTTAGTGGTACATACGCAGTTAATGAAAAAATGCTTGAAGATTTAAAGGTTGGAGTTCAAGGACAGCACGCATCAAATTTAGGTGGAATAATTGCAAATGAAATAGCTAAAGAATTGAATATTCCAGCATTCATAGTAGATCCTGTTACTGTTGATGAAATGCAAGAAGTAGCAAAAATTTCAGGAATACCAGAAGTAAAGAGAAGAAGTATTTTCCATGCATTAAACCAAAAGGCTGTTGCTAAGAGATATGCAAAGGAAAAGGGAGTAAAATACGAAGATTTAAATCTTATTGTTACTCACATGGGCGGAGGAACATCAGTTGGTGCTCATTGTAAGGGAAAAGTAATTGATGTAAATAATGCTCTTACAGGAGAAGGTCCATTCTCACCAGAGAGAAGTGGTGGAGTTCCAGTTGGTGATTTAATTGACATTGCTTATAGTGGAAAAGTAAGTTACGAAGAAATGAAGAAAAAAATCAACGGAAAAGGCGGAGCAGTTGCCTATGCAAATACAAACGACTTTAAAGTTGTAGCTGATAAAGCAGATGCTGGAGATAAGGATTCAAAATTAATATATGATGCATTTATATATCAGATAGCAAAAGAAATTGGTCAGGATGCAGCAGTATTGTCAGGAAAAGTAGATGCAATACTTCTTACTGGTGGAATAGCTTATAATAAAGGTATTACAGGTAAAATTGCAGAAAGAGTTTCCTTTATTGCTCCAGTAGTAGTTTATCCAGGAGAAGATGAACTTTTAGCATTAACTCAAGGTGCACTTAGAGTATTAAAAGGTGAAGAAAAAGCAAAAGAATATGTATAA
- the ptb gene encoding phosphate butyryltransferase translates to MIKSFEEVLLKVKSKDIKTVSVAVAQDTPVLEAIRDAKKNGIAEAILVGDKNEITSIALKIGMDINQFKIVDEPDVRKATLKAVEIVSQGKADMVMKGLVDTATFLRSVLNKEVGLRTGKLMSHVAVFETEAFNRLLFLTDAAFNMYPTLKDKVQIINNAVRVAHAVGIDEPKVAPICAVEVVNENMPATLDAALLSKMSDRGQFKGCIVDGPYALDNALSEEAAKHKNIKGTVAGKADVLLLPNIETANVMYKTLTYTTHSKNGGILVGTAAPVILTSRADSHETKMYSIALAALVASHK, encoded by the coding sequence ATGATTAAAAGTTTTGAAGAGGTTTTGCTAAAGGTTAAGAGTAAAGACATAAAAACAGTATCTGTTGCAGTTGCACAAGACACACCAGTATTAGAAGCTATAAGAGATGCCAAAAAAAATGGTATAGCAGAGGCAATTTTAGTTGGAGATAAAAATGAAATAACATCTATTGCACTTAAAATTGGTATGGATATAAATCAGTTTAAGATAGTAGATGAGCCAGATGTTAGAAAGGCAACATTAAAGGCTGTAGAAATTGTTTCTCAGGGTAAGGCTGATATGGTTATGAAAGGCTTAGTAGATACAGCAACTTTTTTAAGATCAGTACTTAATAAAGAAGTAGGTCTTAGAACTGGAAAGCTTATGTCTCATGTTGCTGTTTTCGAAACAGAAGCATTTAATAGACTGCTATTTCTAACAGATGCAGCTTTTAACATGTACCCAACATTAAAAGATAAAGTTCAAATAATAAATAATGCAGTAAGGGTAGCTCATGCAGTAGGTATTGATGAACCAAAAGTAGCTCCTATCTGTGCAGTTGAAGTTGTAAATGAAAATATGCCAGCAACTTTAGATGCAGCACTACTTTCAAAGATGAGTGACAGAGGCCAATTTAAGGGATGTATAGTTGATGGCCCTTATGCTTTAGATAATGCATTAAGCGAAGAAGCAGCAAAACATAAAAATATAAAAGGTACAGTAGCTGGTAAGGCAGATGTCCTTTTATTACCAAACATAGAAACAGCAAATGTTATGTACAAAACTTTAACTTATACAACTCATTCAAAAAATGGTGGTATATTAGTTGGAACTGCAGCTCCAGTTATATTGACATCAAGAGCAGATAGTCATGAAACAAAAATGTATTCAATTGCTCTTGCAGCATTGGTTGCAAGCCATAAATAG